A genome region from Bradyrhizobium sp. WSM1417 includes the following:
- the gltB gene encoding glutamate synthase large subunit translates to MNGSQVERGNIVAEQLSATVASKTTDPIQEHNSRPPAVGLYDPSLEKDSCGVGFIANIRGKKSHEIVADALSILCNLEHRGAVGADPRAGDGAGILVQIPHAFFSRKAKELGFALPNPGEYAIGALFMPRDTAWRNVIKSIIADQIKEEGLTLLGWRDVPTDNSSLGVTVKPTEPACMQVFIGRNGTAKTEDDFERRLYILRKSISQAIYQRRDRGLAGYYPCSMSCRTVIYKGMFLADQLGKYYPDLHEKDFESALALVHQRFSTNTFPAWSLAHPYRMIAHNGEINTLRGNVNWMAARQASVNSELYGKDINRLWPISYEGQSDTACFDNALEFLVQGGYSLPHAVMMMIPEAWAGNPLMDEKRRAFYEYHAALMEPWDGPAAIAFTDGRQIGATLDRNGLRPARYLVTKDDRIVMASEMGVLTIPEDQIITKWRLQPGKMLLVDLEQGRLIPDDEIKAELARSHPYTEWLERTQIVLEDLPKVPTTGVRSNLSLLDRQQAFGYSQEDITILMTPMASTGEEAAGSMGNDTPISALSAKAKPLFTYFKQNFAQVTNPPIDPIREELVMSLVSIIGPRPNLFDLQGLATTKRLEARQPILTDADLEKIRSISEVAESHFKSRTLDTTFHAGLGAAGMDQVLDELCARAESAVREGVNIIILSDRMVGTDRVPIPSLLACAAVHHHLIRTGLRTSVGLVVESGEPREVHHFACLAGYGAEAINPYLAFETIIAMKDRLPGSLDDYEIVKRYIKSIGKGLLKVMSKMGISTYQSYCGAQIFDAVGLKADFVGKFFAGTHTRVEGVGLAEIAEEAVRRHADAFGEGLIYKTALDVGGEYAYRSRGEDHAWTAESVGLLQHAARGNSLERYRAFAKILNEQSERLLTLRGLFRIKNADEEKRKPVPLDQVEPAKDIVRRFATGAMSFGSISREAHTTLAIAMNRIGGKSNTGEGGEEADRFKPMPNGDSMRSAIKQVASGRFGVTTEYLVNSDMMQIKMAQGAKPGEGGQLPGHKVDATIAKVRNSTPGVGLISPPPHHDIYSIEDLAQLIYDLKNVNPDGAVSVKLVSEIGVGTVAAGVAKARADHVTIAGFEGGTGASPLTSIKHAGSPWEIGLAETHQTLVRERLRSRIVVQVDGGFRTGRDVVIGALLGADEFGFATAPLIAAGCIMMRKCHLNTCPVGVATQDPVLRKRFTGQPEHVINYFFFVAEEVREIMASLGFRSFNEMIGQVQLLDQTKLVAHWKAKGLDFSKLFVKQKEEKGQKIYHSERQNHHLEAVLDRTLIEQATPALDRGAPVKIEAKINSTNRSAGAMLSGAVAKIYGHAGLPHETIHVSLKGTAGQAFGAWLAQGVTFELEGEANDYVGKGLSGGKIIVKPPANSGIVPEESIIVGNTVMYGAIQGECYFRGIAGERFAVRNSGAVAVVEGAGDHCCEYMTGGIVVVLGKTGRNFAAGMSGGIAYVLDEIGDFDGLCNLLMVELEPVLSEELINAGTYHHSGDLEAHGRVDVFKNLLHSDVERLHVLITRHAKATGSRRAADILANWKDWLPKFRKVMPVEYRRALRELAANADAEPKIAVWA, encoded by the coding sequence ATGAACGGGTCGCAAGTCGAGCGCGGAAACATCGTGGCAGAGCAACTGTCGGCGACGGTCGCCTCGAAAACGACTGATCCGATTCAGGAACACAATTCACGCCCGCCGGCCGTAGGCTTGTACGATCCGAGCCTGGAAAAGGATTCCTGCGGCGTCGGCTTCATCGCCAACATCAGGGGCAAGAAGTCGCACGAGATCGTCGCGGACGCGCTCAGCATTCTCTGCAACCTCGAGCACCGCGGCGCCGTCGGCGCCGACCCGCGTGCCGGCGACGGCGCCGGCATTCTGGTGCAGATCCCGCATGCCTTCTTCAGCCGCAAGGCGAAGGAACTCGGCTTCGCGCTGCCCAATCCCGGCGAATACGCCATCGGCGCGCTGTTCATGCCGCGCGACACCGCCTGGCGCAACGTCATCAAGAGCATCATCGCCGACCAGATCAAGGAAGAGGGCCTGACACTGCTCGGCTGGCGCGACGTGCCGACCGACAATTCCTCGCTCGGCGTCACCGTGAAGCCGACCGAGCCCGCCTGCATGCAGGTGTTCATCGGCCGCAACGGCACCGCCAAGACCGAGGACGATTTCGAGCGCCGGCTCTACATCCTGCGCAAGTCGATCTCGCAAGCGATCTATCAGCGCCGCGACCGCGGCCTCGCCGGCTATTATCCCTGCTCGATGTCCTGCCGCACCGTGATCTACAAGGGCATGTTCCTCGCCGACCAGCTCGGCAAGTACTATCCCGATCTGCACGAAAAGGACTTCGAGAGCGCGCTCGCGCTCGTGCACCAGCGTTTCTCGACCAACACCTTCCCGGCGTGGTCGCTGGCGCATCCCTACCGCATGATCGCGCATAACGGCGAGATCAACACGCTGCGCGGCAACGTCAACTGGATGGCGGCGCGCCAGGCCTCGGTGAACTCCGAGCTGTACGGCAAGGACATCAACCGGCTCTGGCCGATCTCCTACGAAGGCCAGTCGGACACCGCCTGCTTCGACAACGCGCTCGAATTCCTGGTGCAGGGCGGCTACTCGCTGCCGCACGCCGTCATGATGATGATTCCGGAGGCGTGGGCCGGCAATCCCTTGATGGATGAGAAGCGCCGCGCCTTTTACGAATATCATGCAGCCCTGATGGAGCCGTGGGACGGCCCCGCCGCGATCGCCTTCACCGACGGCCGCCAGATCGGTGCCACGCTGGACCGCAACGGCCTTCGGCCCGCGCGCTATCTCGTCACCAAGGACGACCGCATCGTGATGGCGTCCGAGATGGGCGTGCTGACGATTCCCGAGGACCAGATCATCACCAAGTGGCGCTTGCAGCCCGGCAAGATGCTGCTGGTCGACCTCGAGCAGGGCCGCCTGATCCCCGACGACGAGATCAAGGCCGAGCTCGCCAGAAGCCATCCCTACACGGAGTGGCTGGAGCGGACTCAGATCGTGCTGGAAGATCTGCCGAAGGTGCCGACCACCGGCGTGCGCTCCAACCTGTCGCTGCTCGATCGCCAGCAGGCGTTCGGCTACAGCCAGGAAGACATCACCATCCTGATGACGCCGATGGCCTCCACCGGCGAGGAAGCCGCAGGCTCGATGGGCAACGACACGCCGATCTCGGCGCTGTCGGCCAAGGCCAAGCCGCTGTTCACCTACTTCAAGCAGAACTTTGCGCAGGTCACCAATCCGCCGATCGACCCGATCCGCGAGGAGCTGGTGATGAGCCTCGTCTCCATCATCGGACCGCGGCCGAACCTGTTCGACCTGCAAGGCCTAGCCACTACCAAGCGCCTCGAAGCCCGCCAGCCGATCCTGACCGACGCGGACCTCGAAAAGATCCGCTCGATCTCCGAGGTCGCTGAGTCGCACTTCAAGTCGCGCACGCTGGACACCACCTTCCACGCCGGCCTCGGCGCGGCCGGCATGGACCAGGTGCTGGACGAGCTCTGCGCGCGCGCCGAGAGCGCGGTGCGCGAGGGCGTCAACATCATCATCCTGTCCGACCGCATGGTCGGCACCGACCGGGTTCCGATCCCGTCGCTGCTGGCCTGCGCCGCCGTGCATCATCATCTGATCCGCACCGGATTGCGCACTTCGGTCGGCCTCGTCGTCGAGTCGGGCGAGCCGCGCGAAGTGCATCACTTCGCCTGCCTTGCCGGCTACGGCGCGGAAGCGATCAATCCGTATCTGGCGTTCGAGACCATCATCGCGATGAAGGACCGCCTGCCCGGCTCGCTCGACGACTATGAGATCGTCAAGCGCTACATCAAGTCGATCGGCAAGGGCCTGCTCAAGGTGATGTCCAAGATGGGCATCTCGACCTACCAATCCTATTGCGGCGCGCAGATTTTTGACGCGGTTGGTCTCAAGGCGGACTTCGTCGGAAAATTCTTCGCCGGCACGCACACCCGCGTCGAAGGCGTCGGCCTTGCCGAGATCGCCGAAGAGGCCGTGCGCCGTCACGCCGACGCGTTCGGCGAGGGGCTGATCTACAAGACCGCGCTCGATGTCGGCGGCGAGTATGCCTACCGCAGCCGCGGCGAGGACCATGCCTGGACCGCGGAGTCGGTCGGGCTGCTTCAGCACGCCGCCCGCGGCAATTCGCTGGAACGCTACCGCGCTTTCGCCAAGATCCTGAACGAACAGTCGGAGCGTTTGCTGACGCTGCGCGGCCTGTTCCGGATCAAGAACGCGGACGAAGAGAAGCGCAAGCCCGTGCCGCTCGACCAGGTCGAGCCGGCCAAGGACATCGTCAGGCGTTTCGCCACGGGGGCCATGTCGTTCGGCTCGATCTCGCGCGAGGCGCACACCACGCTCGCGATCGCCATGAACCGGATCGGCGGCAAGTCGAACACCGGCGAAGGCGGCGAGGAAGCCGACCGCTTCAAGCCGATGCCGAACGGCGACAGCATGCGCTCGGCGATCAAGCAGGTCGCCTCGGGCCGCTTCGGCGTCACCACGGAGTATCTCGTCAACTCCGACATGATGCAGATCAAGATGGCACAAGGCGCCAAGCCCGGCGAAGGCGGCCAGCTGCCCGGCCACAAGGTCGACGCGACCATCGCCAAGGTCCGGAACTCGACGCCGGGCGTCGGCCTGATCTCGCCGCCACCGCACCACGACATCTACTCGATCGAGGATCTGGCGCAGCTGATCTACGACCTCAAGAACGTCAACCCGGACGGCGCGGTCTCGGTCAAGCTCGTCTCGGAGATCGGCGTCGGCACGGTGGCCGCGGGCGTCGCCAAGGCGCGCGCCGACCATGTCACCATCGCGGGCTTCGAGGGCGGCACCGGCGCTTCGCCGCTGACCTCGATCAAGCACGCGGGGTCACCGTGGGAGATCGGCCTCGCCGAAACCCACCAGACGCTGGTGCGCGAGCGGCTGCGCAGCCGCATCGTGGTCCAGGTCGACGGCGGTTTCCGCACCGGCCGCGACGTCGTGATCGGCGCGCTGCTCGGCGCCGACGAGTTCGGCTTCGCCACCGCGCCCCTGATCGCGGCCGGCTGCATCATGATGCGCAAGTGCCATCTCAACACCTGCCCGGTCGGCGTCGCGACCCAGGACCCCGTCCTGCGCAAGCGCTTCACCGGCCAGCCCGAGCATGTGATCAACTACTTCTTCTTCGTCGCCGAGGAGGTCCGCGAGATCATGGCCTCGCTCGGCTTCCGCAGCTTCAACGAGATGATCGGCCAGGTGCAGCTGCTCGACCAGACCAAGCTGGTCGCGCACTGGAAGGCCAAGGGGCTCGATTTCTCCAAGCTCTTCGTCAAGCAGAAGGAAGAGAAGGGCCAGAAGATCTATCACTCCGAGCGCCAGAACCATCATCTGGAAGCGGTGCTGGATCGCACCCTGATCGAGCAGGCGACGCCTGCGCTCGACCGCGGTGCGCCGGTGAAGATCGAGGCCAAGATCAACAGCACCAACCGCTCCGCCGGCGCGATGCTGTCGGGTGCGGTCGCCAAGATCTACGGCCATGCCGGCCTTCCGCATGAGACCATCCATGTCAGCCTCAAGGGCACCGCGGGCCAGGCCTTCGGCGCATGGCTGGCGCAAGGCGTCACCTTCGAGCTCGAAGGCGAAGCCAACGACTATGTCGGCAAGGGCCTCTCGGGCGGCAAGATCATCGTCAAGCCGCCGGCCAACAGCGGCATCGTGCCGGAAGAGAGCATCATCGTCGGCAACACCGTGATGTACGGCGCCATTCAAGGCGAGTGCTACTTCCGCGGCATCGCCGGCGAGCGTTTTGCCGTGCGCAATTCCGGCGCCGTGGCGGTGGTCGAGGGCGCGGGCGACCATTGCTGCGAATACATGACCGGCGGCATCGTGGTCGTGCTCGGCAAGACCGGGCGCAATTTTGCGGCCGGCATGTCCGGCGGCATCGCCTACGTGCTCGATGAGATCGGCGACTTCGACGGATTGTGCAACCTCCTGATGGTCGAGCTCGAGCCGGTGCTGTCGGAAGAGCTGATCAACGCTGGCACCTATCACCACTCCGGTGACCTCGAGGCGCATGGCCGGGTCGACGTGTTCAAGAACCTGCTCCATTCCGACGTCGAGCGTCTGCACGTCCTGATCACGCGCCATGCGAAAGCGACCGGCTCCAGGCGCGCCGCCGACATCCTGGCCAACTGGAAGGACTGGCTGCCCAAATTCCGCAAGGTGATGCCGGTCGAGTACCGGCGCGCGCTGCGCGAACTGGCCGCCAACGCGGACGCCGAGCCGAAAATCGCGGTCTGGGCGTAA
- a CDS encoding iron-sulfur cluster assembly accessory protein produces MIHLTDSAISVLKAAIASTTQAASGLRIMVEGGGCQGFTYKMDLAHEPSSDETVIEQGGVKLFVNNASQAYLNGTTIDFVVSLEGSGFRFDNPNANSSCSCGKSFS; encoded by the coding sequence ATGATCCATCTAACAGATAGCGCCATAAGCGTACTGAAGGCTGCAATCGCCTCGACGACGCAGGCCGCAAGCGGTTTGCGGATTATGGTCGAAGGCGGCGGCTGTCAAGGGTTCACATACAAAATGGATCTTGCTCATGAGCCGAGCTCCGATGAGACCGTGATCGAACAAGGCGGGGTTAAACTCTTCGTCAATAACGCGAGCCAAGCGTATCTCAACGGCACCACGATCGATTTCGTGGTGTCGCTCGAAGGATCAGGGTTTCGCTTCGATAACCCAAATGCCAACTCGAGCTGCTCCTGCGGCAAATCGTTCAGCTAA